The Marivirga tractuosa DSM 4126 genome contains the following window.
TCTAAGCTTCTTTCATTGTAGGGTTTTACCAAATAACCGTATGTAGAAGAATCTGATATTCTTTTTATGAGTTCGTGATCCGAATAAGCAGACAGATAGATGACAGGCGTCTTTTTGATTTTATTTAATTCAAATACCGTTTCAATACCATCTTTATCGCCTTCAATATTGATGTCACAGAGAATGAGATGCACATCATTTGTATTAAATAGGAACATTGCTCGTTCGTAATTTTTTGCAATGCCAATACAATTAAATCCTAAATCTTCCAATAAATAGGAGAGGTCCTGAGCTATTAATAATTCGTCTTCAATTATCAATATGTTTTTATATTCTTCCATTGAACTAATCTGTTTCTTTGCTTACAAACTCTAGCTTGAAATGTGGCCCATTTTTGCATCCTACACTTAATTCGCCATTTATTTGCTCTACTAGAGATTTAATCATGCTGATGCCAAATGAACTGCTTTTTTCAAATTGCTCCATACTGATCCCTTTACCATTATCCTGTAAAGAGATAGAGATTTTTCCATCCTGCTTTTTGGCTTTCAAGTCTATTACTAATTTATCTTTTCCACTGTGTTTTAAGGAATTAGTCACTAGTTCATTTAGAATTAATCCTAAAGGCACAGCTTGATCCAAATTTAATTTGAAGTCATCTGTGTCTAACTTGAAATCTACATCGGAATAATTACTTTTAAACGCAATAGACAGGTAGTCCACCAACTCTCTTATATAATCCTTGCAATTTACCTCAGTATATTTCTCTGTCATATAGAGTTTCTGATGCAATAGAGAGAGTGCTTGCATTCTCAATTTGCCTTCGGTTAGTGCCATTTTTGCGTCTTGGTTTTGAGTGCTCCGGCTATGCAGGTTCAATATACTTGAGATCAGCTGTAGATTGTTTTTTATTCTGTGATTTAACTCTCTTAATAAAAGTTCAATTCGGTTGTTTCTAGATTGTAACACTTCGTTTTGACTTTCAATTTCTTCTTTCTGCGCTAGGACTTCACCAGTTCGATCTTTAACTTTTTTCTCTAACAACTTATTATTCTTTTTAATGGTATTGAATCTTCCGTATATGATTAGACCAACTAAAGAGATGATGCTTATACTTAGTAATGACCTAAATAGGAGAGACTCATACCAAAAAGGCATTACTTCAATATTTAAGCCGACCTGTGCTTTGGACCAAACTTTTTCATCATTACTTGCTTTAATATGTAGTTTGTAATTTCCTGGCGTCAGTTTACTAAAACTTACCGAACGATCTTTGGTTGGCGCTCTCCAATCTTTATCCCAGCCTTCTAAAAACACTGAATATTCATTTTTATGACCATTTATTAGATTTAGGGCATCGAAGGTTATGCTAACTAAATAGTCTGATTGCTTTAGTTTTATGTAGTCGGTCCTTGCAAACCCTTTTTTCAAGACGTCTGGCCTGTTTTGTGGGCTGGCTACTTCATTATTAATTATCAACTTCTCTAGTTGAATTTGTGGTGTGGCGGAATTGAAAACAATTTGATCAGAATTGACAATGACAAGTTCAGTTGATGTGCCAAAAATTAATCCCAGAGAATCATCTTTGTAAGCCGATCCGAAGACAAAATACTCGTCAAGTAATCCATCACTTTGGTCAAAATTTGATATTTTTCCATTTTGTTGAATTCTGGCTAAACCAGAAGCCGTAGCTACCCATAAATCACCATTATCATCTTCTAAAGCACTGCTGATTACGTTTGAAGGTAGACCATCTTCTTTAAAATATCTTTTGAATTCTTCATTTTCAAAATCAAAATAGCATAACCCTAGTTCAGTACTAATCCATAATCCACCGTTTTGACTTTCCGAGATATGATTAATATTACCATTGCTCAAAGTATTTTTCTTCTCACTTGGAGCATATTTCGTGAAGTTGTTAGTTTTCTCATTTAGGACATGTAATCCCCCTGCTGTTCCAACCCATAGCCTTTCTTTGCTGTCTTCAAATATGTATTTCACGTGTTCATCTCCACTATTTTCCAGTTTGCTGAGGTCGCTTACTGGGAATTGCTGGATTTGATTAGTTGCTGGATAGTATTGGAATAATCCTTTATCACGATTACCCAACCATACACGACCTTTGCTGTCCCCAAAAGCAATTAAATTAAAGGTTATATTGCTAAACTTAGAGTTGTCTTGCAGGGTACTTAGTTTCCTTTTCTGATGATCCCATAAATACGCAAACTTACCCCAAACCGAAATCAGATATTGACCATTTCCTGTGCGTGTAATGCTACTAAGACGATTGATATCTAGATTTTCAGGATCAGGAATTTTATAAAGCTGTCTTTTATTGGTTTTATGATTCCAAACTACCAAGCCTGAATAAGTGGTAATAAGGATTTCCTCTTCGTTATGTCGAATGAAGCTTGTGTATCGATTTAAGTATTTTTCAATTCCTTCGTCTAGAAAATTCTCCGTTCTAAACTTGTTAAATGAAGGATGACTATAATATATACCAGCATTATTTACTCCTGCCCATAGCCCTCCATTTCTATCTTTAAAAACATTGTATATGTTGCGACCACCAATATCGTCTGTGTTCTTTTGAACCGCATTAATTTTGCTAAATCGCTTTTCTTTGATATTGTAGCTATTAATGCCATTCATGGTTGCCAACCACAATCTATTGGTATCTAAAGGGTCTGGTTTTATACTGAAAATGACTGTACTACTTGGTCCTTTATTCTCAACATTCGATGGAATCAATTTTACTTTGTCATTTTTTAAATTCATGATATGGAGGCCTCTCCCGGTGGCAATCATTATTTCATTTCTTTTGAGTTCAAATATGTCATATACATAATTGTAGTTTAGCCTGTAGCCTTCAGGTAAACTAGTATCGATCACCTTGAAAGTATTAGTGGATAAGTCAAGAATATTGAGCCCACCTGCAGTAGCAACAAAGAGCTTTTTTTCATCTTCAGACAGCTTGAGATCACGAATAACCATGCTTGAAAGGCCATCAGCTAAGGAAAACCTCTCAAATTCCCCTGTTTTGACATCGAGCCGGACTAATCCTTTATTGGTACCAACCCATATATTACCATTTCCATCTTCTTCCAAACCTCTGACTTGGTCGTTGCTTATGGACTTAGGATCATCTTTATCATATCTATAATTAGTGAATAAATTTTTTACTGGATCGTATTTTGAAAGACCTCCGCCATAGGTTCCAGCCCAAATATTCCCTTCTTTATCTTCTAAAATTCGCCAAATAAAATCATAGGCAAGGGAATTACTGTCGTTTGATATGTGATAAAAGTGCTTGAATTGGCTTCCACTATAACGCCACAGTCCGTTTTGCCCAGCTATCCATATAAAACCTTTTTGATCCTGTATTATATGGAAGGGGAAGGGTTGATCTAGTCCAGTAGCTTTATCCATATGCCGAAATTCTATCGTTTCTGGCTGCGAATGGAGTGGTAAACTGAGAGCGACAAACAAAAGAATAAAAGTATAGAAAAGCTTCATAAAATTGTTCTGAATAGGTAGATCATGACGTTATTGTTTCAATTAACAATATTTTGAATAATTAAATTATAAAACAATACCTATAAAGCTGTATTTTTTATCAAAAATTCAAAACATCATGGTTACAAACTAGAATCCCCCCAACTTTCAGTGTTGAAATTGCTGTTTAATAAGATTACAAAAATTTCTTAAAAATAGGCGATAAAAAAAGGTGAGTCGTTGCTGACTCACCTTTAGATTAATATTTACGTTGAAAGAAGTGTTATTTTTTCTTCTTTTTATTTTTATCTTTTTCCTTTTTTGCTTCCTCACTTGCTTTCATTGCTTCCTGCAATCGTTGCTGAAATTTAGAAGTCTTTTTGTTTACATTTTTCTTCTTATTCTCTTCTAATATTTGTTTGATTTTATCTTCATCAATCATTCTTCTGATTAAAGTTTGCTGACCGAAGGTAATTAAGTTGGCAATCAAAT
Protein-coding sequences here:
- a CDS encoding response regulator transcription factor — encoded protein: MEEYKNILIIEDELLIAQDLSYLLEDLGFNCIGIAKNYERAMFLFNTNDVHLILCDINIEGDKDGIETVFELNKIKKTPVIYLSAYSDHELIKRISDSSTYGYLVKPYNERSLEVAINVAINKFYEYDFKEINTDFLSNFTSREIEIIKLLAAGKSSSEIAEILFISPQTVSKHRSNILKKSGCKSSTELIHQYYQ
- a CDS encoding two-component regulator propeller domain-containing protein: MDKATGLDQPFPFHIIQDQKGFIWIAGQNGLWRYSGSQFKHFYHISNDSNSLAYDFIWRILEDKEGNIWAGTYGGGLSKYDPVKNLFTNYRYDKDDPKSISNDQVRGLEEDGNGNIWVGTNKGLVRLDVKTGEFERFSLADGLSSMVIRDLKLSEDEKKLFVATAGGLNILDLSTNTFKVIDTSLPEGYRLNYNYVYDIFELKRNEIMIATGRGLHIMNLKNDKVKLIPSNVENKGPSSTVIFSIKPDPLDTNRLWLATMNGINSYNIKEKRFSKINAVQKNTDDIGGRNIYNVFKDRNGGLWAGVNNAGIYYSHPSFNKFRTENFLDEGIEKYLNRYTSFIRHNEEEILITTYSGLVVWNHKTNKRQLYKIPDPENLDINRLSSITRTGNGQYLISVWGKFAYLWDHQKRKLSTLQDNSKFSNITFNLIAFGDSKGRVWLGNRDKGLFQYYPATNQIQQFPVSDLSKLENSGDEHVKYIFEDSKERLWVGTAGGLHVLNEKTNNFTKYAPSEKKNTLSNGNINHISESQNGGLWISTELGLCYFDFENEEFKRYFKEDGLPSNVISSALEDDNGDLWVATASGLARIQQNGKISNFDQSDGLLDEYFVFGSAYKDDSLGLIFGTSTELVIVNSDQIVFNSATPQIQLEKLIINNEVASPQNRPDVLKKGFARTDYIKLKQSDYLVSITFDALNLINGHKNEYSVFLEGWDKDWRAPTKDRSVSFSKLTPGNYKLHIKASNDEKVWSKAQVGLNIEVMPFWYESLLFRSLLSISIISLVGLIIYGRFNTIKKNNKLLEKKVKDRTGEVLAQKEEIESQNEVLQSRNNRIELLLRELNHRIKNNLQLISSILNLHSRSTQNQDAKMALTEGKLRMQALSLLHQKLYMTEKYTEVNCKDYIRELVDYLSIAFKSNYSDVDFKLDTDDFKLNLDQAVPLGLILNELVTNSLKHSGKDKLVIDLKAKKQDGKISISLQDNGKGISMEQFEKSSSFGISMIKSLVEQINGELSVGCKNGPHFKLEFVSKETD